Proteins found in one Magnolia sinica isolate HGM2019 chromosome 5, MsV1, whole genome shotgun sequence genomic segment:
- the LOC131245963 gene encoding uncharacterized protein LOC131245963 → MHLWPSLRIRDSFKLSYLNKVERNLHRMKSEKQSQTNQKLLGNQSEINERDDREIPNSKIANILSLCREFLMMFTCCYCCFCCGACDDQEDN, encoded by the coding sequence ATGCATCTATGGCCATCTTTGAGGATTAGGGACTCTTTCAAGCTCTCTTATTTGAATAAAGTCGAACGGAATCTCCATCGAATGAAGAGCGAGAAGCAATCTCAAACCAATCAGAAATTGCTTGGAAATCAAAGCGAAATCAATGAGAGAGACGACAGAGAAATACCCAATTCCAAGATTGCAAATATCCTTTCCTTGTGCAGAGAATTTCTCATGATGTTTACCTGCTGTTATTGCTGTTTCTGCTGCGGTG